A single window of Rhipicephalus microplus isolate Deutch F79 chromosome 5, USDA_Rmic, whole genome shotgun sequence DNA harbors:
- the LOC142817864 gene encoding uncharacterized protein LOC142817864: MKAFIVVCLLSTAALTSATRTRRLGSDVGARGGISSRLYAGVDRVGPLGYPGGTFSIGGHLGARLGGHAGLGLSDYGYGYPPLGYPYGGYGGYGGYGGYGGYGGYGGYGGYGGYGGYGGYGGYGGGYGPGYPGYGYYGGYGQPSGYSSQPQGYGASYSGTSGYTSTSSTSGGASA; this comes from the exons ATGAAAGCTTTCATTGTTGTTTGCCTTCTTTCAACTG CCGCACTGACGAGTGCCACAAGAACTCGTCGTCTCGGAAGTGACGTGGGTGCAAGGGGCGGAATAAGCAGTAGGCTGTATGCCGGCGTCGATAGAGTTGGTCCATTAGGATACCCGGGAGGGACCTTTTCGATTGGAGGGCACCTAGGAGCACGCCTCGGTGGCCATGCCGGTCTAGGACTAAGCGACTACGGCTATG GTTACCCACCATTGGGCTATCCATATGGCGGATACGGTGGATATGGCGGGTATGGTGGATACGGTGGATATGGCGGATATGGTGGATATGGCGGATATGGAGGATATGGAGGATATGGCGGATATGGAGGATACGGTGGGGGATATGGCCCTGGTTACCCTGGGTATGGCTACTACGGTGGATACGGGCAACCCAGTGGCTACTCATCCCAACCCCAGGGCTACGGTGCCAGCTACAGTGGTACCTCCGGTTATACCAGTACCAGTTCTACAAGTGGTGGCGCATCTGCGTAA